The Scatophagus argus isolate fScaArg1 chromosome 20, fScaArg1.pri, whole genome shotgun sequence genome window below encodes:
- the plpp1a gene encoding phospholipid phosphatase 1 isoform X1 has protein sequence MFEARGIPFVLLDLACLILGGLPLAAFNLGKVRPYQRGFFCNDDSIKYPFHHGTVSSTVLYTVGFTVPISCMIFGECLLVYLKRIKSKSSFGSYVACVYKAVGTFLFGAAMSQSLTDIAKYSIGRLRPHFLDVCKPDWRLINCSLGAYIEDFTCTGDAKMVNEGRLSFYSGHSSFSMYCMLFLALYLQARLQAEWARLLRPTIQFFLIAASVYTGFSRVSDYKHHWSDVLTGLLQGALMAILVVFFVSDFFKPHADPRKEADIPHTHLQETPTNGNHFESPN, from the exons GGGGTCTGCCTCTGGCAGCCTTTAACCTGGGTAAGGTGCGCCCTTATCAGAGAGGCTTTTTCTGTAACGACGACAGCATCAAGTACCCTTTCCACCACGGCACAGTCTCCTCCACAGTGCTCTACACTGTGGGCTTCACCGTGCCCATTAGCTGC ATGATCTTTGGCGAGTGCCTTTTAGTGTATCTCAAGCGCATCAAATCCAAGTCCTCTTTCGGCAGCTATGTCGCCTGTGTTTACAAAGCCGTCGGCACCTTCCTTTTTGGTGCCGCCATGAGCCAGTCTCTGACCGACATAGCCAAGTATTCTATTGGCCGGCTCAGGCCGCACTTCCTGGATGTGTGCAAACCCGATTGGAGACTTATCAACTGTTCGTTGGGGGCTTACATCGAAGACTTCACCTGCACGGGAGACGCGAAGATGGTCAATGAGGGCAG GTTGTCCTTCTACTCCGGCCACTCCTCTTTTTCCATGTACTGCATGCTGTTCCTGGCT CTCTACCTGCAGGCAAGACTCCAGGCCGAATGGGCGAGATTGCTGAGACCCACAATCCAGTTCTTCCTGATTGCTGCCTCAGTGTACACTGGGTTTTCAAGGGTGTCAGATTATAAACATCACTGGAGTGACGTGCTGACTGGGCTCCTGCAAGGTGCCCTAATGGCTATCCTGGTG GTCTTCTTTGTGTCCGACTTTTTCAAGCCTCACGCAGATCCCCGTAAAGAAGCGGAcatcccccacacacacctgcaggagACCCCAACAAATGGAAACCACTTTGAGAGTCCCAACTAA
- the plpp1a gene encoding phospholipid phosphatase 1 isoform X2 gives MFEARGIPFVLLDLACLILAGLPFVILNVQHSPFRRGFFCNDDSIKYPYKEDTISYQLLGGVMIPVTVLTMIFGECLLVYLKRIKSKSSFGSYVACVYKAVGTFLFGAAMSQSLTDIAKYSIGRLRPHFLDVCKPDWRLINCSLGAYIEDFTCTGDAKMVNEGRLSFYSGHSSFSMYCMLFLALYLQARLQAEWARLLRPTIQFFLIAASVYTGFSRVSDYKHHWSDVLTGLLQGALMAILVVFFVSDFFKPHADPRKEADIPHTHLQETPTNGNHFESPN, from the exons CCGGACTTCCATTTGTAATATTGAATGTGCAACACAGTCCCTTCCGCCGAGGCTTTTTCTGTAACGATGATTCAATCAAGTACCCCTATAAAGAGGACACCATTTCCTATCAGTTGTTAGGAGGTGTTATGATTCCCGTCACAGTACTCACT ATGATCTTTGGCGAGTGCCTTTTAGTGTATCTCAAGCGCATCAAATCCAAGTCCTCTTTCGGCAGCTATGTCGCCTGTGTTTACAAAGCCGTCGGCACCTTCCTTTTTGGTGCCGCCATGAGCCAGTCTCTGACCGACATAGCCAAGTATTCTATTGGCCGGCTCAGGCCGCACTTCCTGGATGTGTGCAAACCCGATTGGAGACTTATCAACTGTTCGTTGGGGGCTTACATCGAAGACTTCACCTGCACGGGAGACGCGAAGATGGTCAATGAGGGCAG GTTGTCCTTCTACTCCGGCCACTCCTCTTTTTCCATGTACTGCATGCTGTTCCTGGCT CTCTACCTGCAGGCAAGACTCCAGGCCGAATGGGCGAGATTGCTGAGACCCACAATCCAGTTCTTCCTGATTGCTGCCTCAGTGTACACTGGGTTTTCAAGGGTGTCAGATTATAAACATCACTGGAGTGACGTGCTGACTGGGCTCCTGCAAGGTGCCCTAATGGCTATCCTGGTG GTCTTCTTTGTGTCCGACTTTTTCAAGCCTCACGCAGATCCCCGTAAAGAAGCGGAcatcccccacacacacctgcaggagACCCCAACAAATGGAAACCACTTTGAGAGTCCCAACTAA